GTGCCAAGGGGATGCCggtgctgcagccaccctgtgCTGGCACCTGGCTCCGCACCTCGGCCCCACTGGCCTCCACCTCACAGGAGGTAGCCCACGCCACGGAGGCGCGGGGCTTGGCCTCAGCACCCCTGTCCTGCCTTGCCATGGCAGCTGCCACTGAGGCGCCAGGGAGGGGGTCCGCATCCTGCTCGCCCATCCTCGGGTCCTCCGGGCTGGGTGCAAGCTCCCAGGGGCTCTCTGCAGCCTTGGCTTCCATTGTGGCATCCACGCTGGCCTCACTGATGTGGCTCAGAGTCCGGGAGTAGGGCATATGCCCATTGGCCACCGTCTCCTTCTTACTGTTGCCCAGCTCCTCCAGATGGCTCCCAGCAGGGGGGATGCCGGCGCTCCCCTCGGCCCCCTCCTCCGGCTGCTGGGAGAAGGAGATCTCGATGGCGGGGGCGGACGCCTGCACCTCGGGCTGCACGATGGGCTTGTGTGTGGCATGGCGGGCGCCGCCGgacagctgtgggctggaggAGTCATCCGAGGACTCTGAGGAGATGGACCAGGCTGTGCCattctccagctcctcctggcgCCGCAGCATgttctggggaggggggaaaaatggtGTCAGACAAGCCCCCTGGCcacccctgctcctccagctgccttcccttcaccagcagcagagccagccaaGCTGGGGGGCACCAAGGCAGCTGTGacctccagcacaggctgccacaCCACCCCGGCTCTGCCAGCGCAGCAGGACGAGCAGTGAGGATCTGGCAGATCACAGCTGcctcttccagccctgctctgcaacCCACACCGGGGGGGTGTCCATCTCCCCAGGCCCAGCCACACACAGCTTGGAGCCCCAGGGTGCCAGTGGCTCCCCAGCATGgtggccagccccagccccagcactgcagggtgcGACGCAGAGGCAAGGCCACCAACACACCACAGCTGCGAGGATGGCAacagctccagcaccagctcatGGGAGGCAGCGCTGGCCATCACGGCAGTGCCATGCCAGTGGGTCACCATCACTGACCCAGTGCCACACCAGTACCCTGTTAGCGCCACACCAGCACCATCACCATGCCAATGCCACGGCACAGCATGCCAATGCCACCAGTGCAGGGACATGGACAAGCTTTCTACTCACTAGTGCCCATCTCTTGCACAAGGGCATGCAGACCAGAGGGAGCCAGGCTCCGCCACCCAGGCTCACCAAGCTGGGGGACTGCCTCATCAGGGCTAGCCAGACCCCCACCTGGCAGGATCAGGCCTCTGGGCGTCAGCGAGGGCTAGTGAGCAGGAGACAAGGAGCGGCTACGGCTACTGCAGGAtggccacactgctgggctAAGCTACTGGCCGGCTCCAGCCCTCACACTTACACGGCCCTGCTGCGGCCATCTCCCAAGCTCGGCCGAGGAGACGTCGCCgcaggagcagctctgagaCAGCTTCTTGAAGAGTGTCTCCCGAAAGATGTCCAGCAAGGACCAACCGTGCTTGtcggccgcccgccccggcctcttgggcagagagaagaggagCTGTGAGCACGGGAGGAGCCGGTGCCGGGGAGCCATGGCCGGAtggctggagaggagctgcGCACCCCTGTGCCGAAGCCATGCCACCCTCTGGGATGCAGCCTGGGCACGTCCCCACGCGACCCCTCCACGGGCCACCCCTCCCACATTACTCCTGCCTGGCGCCGCACTTACGTAGAACGCCTGTTCCCGCAGGGACGGGGTGTCGGGTGGACTCTGGTTGTAGGTGGAGAACCTCTTGTTCACTGTGGAGGCCTTGTTGACAGTGCTGGCTGCCGAGGGCTGGTCATCCTTGTCAAAGGGGCTGGGGAGAAGAGCAGGGAGGTGAGGGGGAGTGCCAGCCTGGGGGGGAGTCTTGGCCTtgctctgcagcaagcaggaCACCAGGACCCCATCTGGTCCAGCTCTGGTTTTCCATAATTGCAGCCCAGTTTTGGGATGGGGGAGAGCCTGGGGCAGGCCACCTCTGGCCACACCACACCAggcatccccagccctgccacatgCTACCAGCAATGCCTGCTGAGACACTCACTTCCAGGTCACCTCCAGGCTGAGTTTGAGGGTGCCCAAGTCGTTGATGTCCACAGCCACTACCTGGGGCAGAGCCGCAAAGAGGTCCTTGGTCTCACAGGACACATTGCCCACCACAACGTGGTTGGCCAGGCTCTTTAGCTCTGTCACCTGCAGAAGGAGAGGGATAAGAACAGATGAAGACTGTGACTTTGTCTTATCCATGCCATGTCTGCATCACGCTGTGTGCCTGGATACCAGCACCACCAGACAGCCTCCTCCCACCCTGGTGAGGGTGAGGGTTAGGTGAGGTCCTGGAGGGAAGCCCTGCCGGGATGCAGGGTGGCAGCCGGCCCACACCATCCCTGCCCACTTCTGCACCATACCTTGATGGAGAGGAACTCAGTGATGAGGGGCAAGAAAACCATTTCCTCGCTGTCCCACACCTGCTTGCTGTTCACCTCGATGCGCCCCCGCAGCTTCCACCGCTGCCGCCCATACTTCATGAAGATCTGGGGATGCAGAGATGTGGGTGTGGGGGAGATACAACACTAGGGTGGTGGGTGCTCTCTGCACtttcccaggcacagccagggaCCCATGCCACCCACCACCGCCCTGCAGCATGCCCTCCACACCAGTGCCCACCTACACCCCCCAGGCACCCCACAGACTGCAAGGGCAGGAGAAGAGTAGATCCCAACCCATATGGTCCCACCAACCTCATACTGGTCACCAGCACAAAGCCGGGCAAAGCCTGCCAGTCCTGCAAGAGAAGGCGGAGGGGTCAGCgacagcaggcaggcaggcagcaggccaGGGACGGAGCAGGACGCCTTCCTTACCTTTCATCCGGACATGGAATTCGCCCAGCTGGCTCTCCAGCTCATTCTCCAACAGACACATGTTCTGGGGACAGATGGATGGACAGCACCTATTAGCAGCCACCCATGggacccagcaccctgccagcccaccccagcccactGCCTCACCTCTGTGTACTCCTTGTAGCCCTTGCTGGCCTCGGCCAGGCTCTCGCGTGCCTCCCGGCTGCCTGGGGAGCCCGTGCTGTAAGCCTTGACCATGTTGTGGGCTCCATCACGCAGCCGCCGCTGGATGCAATAAGCCTCGTAGAGTTCATCTATCTGCAAGGATGGGCCCGAACTGCGGtgagaggcagagcaggggacaGCACAGCCATCCCAGCGCTGCACTGAGGTTGCCCCCAGATGACCCTGGTCCCCAGCTCTCACCTTGCTAGCATGAAACTCCAGGCGACGTAGAAAGCGCTCGATTGACTTCACTTGCTGGAAAAGTAGAGGAGACGGCGTGAGCAGCAGCCCAACCGCTCcgcagaggagctgcaggtcaggatgtgccctgctgtgtgcctgtgctGGGTCCTGGTCACCAGCCCTCCTGGAAGGCGCAGGGTGGCAGCTGGCACTGAACAGAGCAGAGGCTGCACCTGCACCCAtgtgctgcagcatcctccagcCTCCCCTGTCTCCCAGGAGACACGCCGGGCTCCAGGGTGCTCTTCTCCCAGCCTCAGAGCTAACCCAGGCTCAGCACTCGCCAACAAGAGCTTTTGTTGACACAAAGTGGGTTGCAAGCCCCTGCCTGTCTCTGCTTATCCCCTGCCCGGACCCATGCTGCCCACAGAGCCCTGATCCCACCCCACGGGCACTCTGCCGTGCAGGGGACGAGGGGCAGACAGCAGGgcactgcaggtggggaggggctggcagcagcacatcccAGGCACTAGGAAGGGGGACACAAGGGGGACAGGGCACCGACCCTCCTGCTTACCTTATCCAGATCGTAGAGAAAGCcctggaggagagagaagagggatAAGACGCAGCACAAAGCCAGTTCTGCCCACCCAAGGAGACCCAGCACATTGCATCCACCACCCTTAGCATGTTGGTGGAGACATGCAGCatccagccagggctggagaCTGCATGACAGTAGGACAGGAGCCCTGTGCAGCCCAACACCAGAGCCTGGGCTGGCCCCTGACGTCCCCACAGAAGCAagcagcctctgccctgggACACAGATGGACCACaagctgccccagctgtgcccacaACCCCAGCCGTCTGCCCAAAGCACTGCTCCCAGTAAGGCTCTTCCCAAGCGACACTCACCAGGCGCGAATTCCTCTTGGACTCACGGATCTGGGTGCTGAGCTTCTCCAGTTCCAGCTGGTGCACCTCCAGGTAGGCTCTGGGGCAACCACAGCACGGGGGTCAGGCTGGGACACTGTGCCCAGGGCTCCCACCACTCACAGCCCACACCAACCCAGCACATCTGGGCCTGCATCCCCAGCTGCCGCTCCAGCACTCAGGCAAGGGAGCCCGTGTGTGCCTCTACGTGGGACCCCACACAGCTCCGGGACCCCAAGGCACTGCGCCCAGGAGACCTGGCATGTCCCTGCCTGgtgacagcagagagctgccaaCCCTGACCCACATGGCAAGCTGTCCCCGTGCCCCCCAGGGGCTCCCTGCCTCCAACCACCCGGCCATGGGGAGCCCAAGCACTTACGTCAGACCTTTCTTGAGAGCTTCGTACACCTCGTCGAGGCGGTTGGGCTGAGGCACCTTGGGTGGTGGGGATTTGTGGGACATTGAGAACATCCTACTGACCCTGGAGCCAGTCTTGCGGGAGACAGTGGGGGTGAAGGGTGAGAGATTCCTGgggaaagaaacaggcaaaCCCTGGGAAGCTGGGGTCAGCACACAGCACCAGGGTCTGCCTGGGTGCCCAGCCTGCCAGGCACCCTGTCTCGAGGCAAGAAGGAGCTCTGGGATGGAGGCCAGGTCCGCCCAGacctgcctgcctctcccaAGAATCCTCGGCAGCCAGTTTAACCAGCCAGCGGGGCTGGGCGAGACAGGGCCGTgaggctgggcagcactgcctgcaccacatgcctgcagcccccccagctgcgTTCGGCTGCCCCAAAGCCATGGGAAGGACAAGGAGGAACCTGTGAAGCTGGCAGTGGAGAAGAGCGGGGAGGTAACCCCGTCCCAGCAGGGTCTGAGGCTGGCCACAGGGTAGCCTCCGCAGAGGGCTGGGGTCCCAGGTGCCAGTCAGGAGAGCAAAGGCaccagctggagccaggctgcaTTCCTGGAGTGCCCATGGGGAcgtccccagccctggccacccTCTGAAAGGGCCCTGCCCTActccatccccagcaccccaggctgCCAGGGGCACGGAGGTGCTCCCTGTGGTCTGGGCACTGTGGCAGGGTGACACATGCCACCGTCTGCTTGCTGGCCTGCTATCGTGTGCTCCTAGGGACAGGCAGGGATCCCAGTGGGTGGCAGCACCACAGCATcctggggacaggcagcccTGTCACCCCATCACAGAGTGCAGTGACATGGGGCAGGGACATCCTCACTGATTCTGCGCCTCTCCAGATGTCACCAAACCTGCTGcatggagctgctggccacctgTTGCCCCACCACCGCTTCAGGGACCTCGCCGGCAGACCCAAAGGGATGCCAACCCAGAACCCAGGACCCAAACACCACCCTTCCTGCCTTGTGCAAGGGAGTCGCTCCCCAGCCCAGTGAGCAACGCCCCACTCAGACCggctcttcccttcctccttccaagGCATCATCATACCACCAGTGCCCCAGAGACACTCCTCAGttcccagcccagggccagACCTCCCATCCTATGCCACTCATTGCAGGAGTGGCCAAAAGACTTCCCCTAATCACTGGTGGGGGGAAATGAATGTCCTGACCTCCTCCTGAGCTAGAGCGATGGGTCAGTGCTTGATTTCCACCATCCCTCCTCATTCCCATCCTCCAGGGTGGTCCCTGGAGGCATCCCCCACAAGCATGAGCCACTTGGCTGTGGGCATCCAAAAgccctccctcttccctgtccccaggcaaGCCCCTATGGCAGCCCCTAGATCCAGCGATATGCCAGTGGCCTGGAAAGTGTCCCTTGGCCCAGAGGCTGGACAGGACTTGGGGATGAGAGCcgagcagggctgcaggactgctcccagcacagggagGCTCTGCCTGGGCTCGTGCCCACCCAGTGAAAGTGTCCACAACCTGGCAAGGCAGCCTGgcgctgccttccccagccatTTGGCTGAGAGATGTCTCTCCCCTGGCACTGGTGGGTGCACTGGGAGGTAAGGAGCCTAGCTGGGTGCTAGGAAAAGGGATTAAAAGCATTCAAATGCCATAGTCTCGCAACCCAAACGCACAGCATGTCCACGTCCTAAGAACCACCTGTGAGAGTGCAGCCAGGAGCTAGGGGTGGCACAGAGGAGGGTGGCAGGGATGCACAGCGTGTGGGGTGGTTCTCACTGACATGAGGttcagcagagaggaggaggaagggtaTGATGGGACTGCAACATCACCAGTGGCTGAAAAGGACGAGTAGGGAATGGCTGCTCCTTGCAACACATCTGATACGCAGCCAATAAAACCTTTCAGCAACAGGTTTGAAATGACCCAGAGGAACCCCTGATTCACGCCAGCACTCAAACCCCAAAACTGGCTGCCGCAGGATGTTGAGGCCATTGAGACACAATGCTTCAAAGCCACCCCAGCTCCTCCACCGCACCCATTAAACAAGAGGTGGTCACAGAGAAGCTCTCAAGAGCTGGCTGAAGAATGAAGGTGAGCTACACCTGCCCCCTCCACgtggggtggcaggagctgcagggctgccaggtCCTCACCCAGCCTgggacacagcacagcagaagggGGGGGTGACGGGTTCTGTCTCCTATCTGGCCTCAAtgccacctgcagcccccccatCCAACATCCCCTGGGTACCACAAAGGTCCCTGAAAGACATGCTGGGACAGCGGGTTGGGAAGGTGCCTTGAGATGCGCAGCAGGTCCCACCACCATGCCCAAGCTTGTCCCTATGCCTCGTGGCAAGCAGCACAAGCACCCATCTCCTACCTGAAGGGCCGGTCGGCTGTTGAATTCACTCCAGCGAAGGACTGGCTCCTATTGATCTTGGTGACCAGGACTCGGCGCTGCGGGCGCACAGACAGGGACATCGTTGAGTGTGACCTGGAGGGCCTCCCTGAGGGGCACAAGAGAAGCGAgtcaccagcagcagggtggaGAAAcatgcaggcagggctgccaccAGGACCAAGAAGGGCACCCATGGACCAGGGTGGCTACAGCAGCCATGATGGGCTGGGAGCCTTCCCTCCGTCTCAGCCCAGGGACAGTCCCGGTGGCACCAGGGACGCGGGTCCTG
This genomic window from Falco rusticolus isolate bFalRus1 chromosome 15, bFalRus1.pri, whole genome shotgun sequence contains:
- the RIPOR1 gene encoding rho family-interacting cell polarization regulator 1 isoform X4 is translated as MPAGGRAGRPSRSHSTMSLSVRPQRRVLVTKINRSQSFAGVNSTADRPFRNLSPFTPTVSRKTGSRVSRMFSMSHKSPPPKVPQPNRLDEVYEALKKGLTAYLEVHQLELEKLSTQIRESKRNSRLGFLYDLDKQVKSIERFLRRLEFHASKIDELYEAYCIQRRLRDGAHNMVKAYSTGSPGSREARESLAEASKGYKEYTENMCLLENELESQLGEFHVRMKGLAGFARLCAGDQYEIFMKYGRQRWKLRGRIEVNSKQVWDSEEMVFLPLITEFLSIKVTELKSLANHVVVGNVSCETKDLFAALPQVVAVDINDLGTLKLSLEVTWNPFDKDDQPSAASTVNKASTVNKRFSTYNQSPPDTPSLREQAFYRPGRAADKHGWSLLDIFRETLFKKLSQSCSCGDVSSAELGRWPQQGRNMLRRQEELENGTAWSISSESSDDSSSPQLSGGARHATHKPIVQPEVQASAPAIEISFSQQPEEGAEGSAGIPPAGSHLEELGNSKKETVANGHMPYSRTLSHISEASVDATMEAKAAESPWELAPSPEDPRMGEQDADPLPGASVAAAMARQDRGAEAKPRASVAWATSCEVEASGAEVRSQVPAQGGCSTGIPLALAQASVEESPVPTMPLPASVPEVPRGKMVDSGLEEAISLLGSALDDYRGQFPELQPLERELKRLEEMLLQKQGVFLSRASSISLTVEHALESFSFLNTSDMEDSEGSEEESLQEERRAGRARRGSRAPSAGEMGADDTGMCSGSEASTDPMSTGNEFLDKALVLHLNNCNRLLLKLGTFGPLRCREMYALDRLLQEAQVLEIVCQLTEERAGAAGSAAEVVQFSTRKEGVLSLWDRCVELPNIYTCPVERFLQVLSAQYVAPISEQHPGLADTVCVKLVEDVLNRRLPRRPGSAQGEQVTIFQYWSHFESLGALVLDTHMMELAEEALLAQNLNSDDQDVVLRALKRMPEGRLKKDGLKALSLLLVEGNSKVVSAVSAQLRSLAENPRFRQRALVCYLEQLEDEEVQTRVAGCAALGCLKAKESIEQLVYLCQTDKEPVREAAKQSLMLCGEDGKSAHRRLEETLDSLPRIFAPASMASTAF
- the RIPOR1 gene encoding rho family-interacting cell polarization regulator 1 isoform X2, producing the protein MGVEQRGCTEPGPLSLPASPPASPPASPGTWRPSRSHSTMSLSVRPQRRVLVTKINRSQSFAGVNSTADRPFRNLSPFTPTVSRKTGSRVSRMFSMSHKSPPPKVPQPNRLDEVYEALKKGLTAYLEVHQLELEKLSTQIRESKRNSRLGFLYDLDKQVKSIERFLRRLEFHASKIDELYEAYCIQRRLRDGAHNMVKAYSTGSPGSREARESLAEASKGYKEYTENMCLLENELESQLGEFHVRMKGLAGFARLCAGDQYEIFMKYGRQRWKLRGRIEVNSKQVWDSEEMVFLPLITEFLSIKVTELKSLANHVVVGNVSCETKDLFAALPQVVAVDINDLGTLKLSLEVTWNPFDKDDQPSAASTVNKASTVNKRFSTYNQSPPDTPSLREQAFYRPGRAADKHGWSLLDIFRETLFKKLSQSCSCGDVSSAELGRWPQQGRNMLRRQEELENGTAWSISSESSDDSSSPQLSGGARHATHKPIVQPEVQASAPAIEISFSQQPEEGAEGSAGIPPAGSHLEELGNSKKETVANGHMPYSRTLSHISEASVDATMEAKAAESPWELAPSPEDPRMGEQDADPLPGASVAAAMARQDRGAEAKPRASVAWATSCEVEASGAEVRSQVPAQGGCSTGIPLALAQASVEESPVPTMPLPASVPEVPRGKMVDSGLEEAISLLGSALDDYRGQFPELQPLERELKRLEEMLLQKQGVFLSRASSISLTVEHALESFSFLNTSDMEDSEGSEEESLQEERRAGRARRGSRAPSAGEMGADDTGMCSGSEASTDPMSTGNEFLDKALVLHLNNCNRLLLKLGTFGPLRCREMYALDRLLQEAQVLEIVCQLTEERAGAAGSAAEVVQFSTRKEGVLSLWDRCVELPNIYTCPVERFLQVLSAQYVAPISEQHPGLADTVCVKLVEDVLNRRLPRRPGSAQGEQVTIFQYWSHFESLGALVLDTHMMELAEEALLAQNLNSDDQDVVLRALKRMPEGRLKKDGLKALSLLLVEGNSKVVSAVSAQLRSLAENPRFRQRALVCYLEQLEDEEVQTRVAGCAALGCLKAKESIEQLVYLCQTDKEPVREAAKQSLMLCDGTERTI
- the RIPOR1 gene encoding rho family-interacting cell polarization regulator 1 isoform X3, translated to MGVEQRGCTEPGPLSLPASPPASPPASPGTWRPSRSHSTMSLSVRPQRRVLVTKINRSQSFAGVNSTADRPFRNLSPFTPTVSRKTGSRVSRMFSMSHKSPPPKVPQPNRLDEVYEALKKGLTAYLEVHQLELEKLSTQIRESKRNSRLGFLYDLDKQVKSIERFLRRLEFHASKIDELYEAYCIQRRLRDGAHNMVKAYSTGSPGSREARESLAEASKGYKEYTENMCLLENELESQLGEFHVRMKGLAGFARLCAGDQYEIFMKYGRQRWKLRGRIEVNSKQVWDSEEMVFLPLITEFLSIKVTELKSLANHVVVGNVSCETKDLFAALPQVVAVDINDLGTLKLSLEVTWNPFDKDDQPSAASTVNKASTVNKRFSTYNQSPPDTPSLREQAFYNMLRRQEELENGTAWSISSESSDDSSSPQLSGGARHATHKPIVQPEVQASAPAIEISFSQQPEEGAEGSAGIPPAGSHLEELGNSKKETVANGHMPYSRTLSHISEASVDATMEAKAAESPWELAPSPEDPRMGEQDADPLPGASVAAAMARQDRGAEAKPRASVAWATSCEVEASGAEVRSQVPAQGGCSTGIPLALAQASVEESPVPTMPLPASVPEVPRGKMVDSGLEEAISLLGSALDDYRGQFPELQPLERELKRLEEMLLQKQGVFLSRASSISLTVEHALESFSFLNTSDMEDSEGSEEESLQEERRAGRARRGSRAPSAGEMGADDTGMCSGSEASTDPMSTGNEFLDKALVLHLNNCNRLLLKLGTFGPLRCREMYALDRLLQEAQVLEIVCQLTEERAGAAGSAAEVVQFSTRKEGVLSLWDRCVELPNIYTCPVERFLQVLSAQYVAPISEQHPGLADTVCVKLVEDVLNRRLPRRPGSAQGEQVTIFQYWSHFESLGALVLDTHMMELAEEALLAQNLNSDDQDVVLRALKRMPEGRLKKDGLKALSLLLVEGNSKVVSAVSAQLRSLAENPRFRQRALVCYLEQLEDEEVQTRVAGCAALGCLKAKESIEQLVYLCQTDKEPVREAAKQSLMLCGEDGKSAHRRLEETLDSLPRIFAPASMASTAF
- the RIPOR1 gene encoding rho family-interacting cell polarization regulator 1 isoform X1 encodes the protein MGVEQRGCTEPGPLSLPASPPASPPASPGTWRPSRSHSTMSLSVRPQRRVLVTKINRSQSFAGVNSTADRPFRNLSPFTPTVSRKTGSRVSRMFSMSHKSPPPKVPQPNRLDEVYEALKKGLTAYLEVHQLELEKLSTQIRESKRNSRLGFLYDLDKQVKSIERFLRRLEFHASKIDELYEAYCIQRRLRDGAHNMVKAYSTGSPGSREARESLAEASKGYKEYTENMCLLENELESQLGEFHVRMKGLAGFARLCAGDQYEIFMKYGRQRWKLRGRIEVNSKQVWDSEEMVFLPLITEFLSIKVTELKSLANHVVVGNVSCETKDLFAALPQVVAVDINDLGTLKLSLEVTWNPFDKDDQPSAASTVNKASTVNKRFSTYNQSPPDTPSLREQAFYRPGRAADKHGWSLLDIFRETLFKKLSQSCSCGDVSSAELGRWPQQGRNMLRRQEELENGTAWSISSESSDDSSSPQLSGGARHATHKPIVQPEVQASAPAIEISFSQQPEEGAEGSAGIPPAGSHLEELGNSKKETVANGHMPYSRTLSHISEASVDATMEAKAAESPWELAPSPEDPRMGEQDADPLPGASVAAAMARQDRGAEAKPRASVAWATSCEVEASGAEVRSQVPAQGGCSTGIPLALAQASVEESPVPTMPLPASVPEVPRGKMVDSGLEEAISLLGSALDDYRGQFPELQPLERELKRLEEMLLQKQGVFLSRASSISLTVEHALESFSFLNTSDMEDSEGSEEESLQEERRAGRARRGSRAPSAGEMGADDTGMCSGSEASTDPMSTGNEFLDKALVLHLNNCNRLLLKLGTFGPLRCREMYALDRLLQEAQVLEIVCQLTEERAGAAGSAAEVVQFSTRKEGVLSLWDRCVELPNIYTCPVERFLQVLSAQYVAPISEQHPGLADTVCVKLVEDVLNRRLPRRPGSAQGEQVTIFQYWSHFESLGALVLDTHMMELAEEALLAQNLNSDDQDVVLRALKRMPEGRLKKDGLKALSLLLVEGNSKVVSAVSAQLRSLAENPRFRQRALVCYLEQLEDEEVQTRVAGCAALGCLKAKESIEQLVYLCQTDKEPVREAAKQSLMLCGEDGKSAHRRLEETLDSLPRIFAPASMASTAF
- the RIPOR1 gene encoding rho family-interacting cell polarization regulator 1 isoform X5 yields the protein MNGKPKGRPSRSHSTMSLSVRPQRRVLVTKINRSQSFAGVNSTADRPFRNLSPFTPTVSRKTGSRVSRMFSMSHKSPPPKVPQPNRLDEVYEALKKGLTAYLEVHQLELEKLSTQIRESKRNSRLGFLYDLDKQVKSIERFLRRLEFHASKIDELYEAYCIQRRLRDGAHNMVKAYSTGSPGSREARESLAEASKGYKEYTENMCLLENELESQLGEFHVRMKGLAGFARLCAGDQYEIFMKYGRQRWKLRGRIEVNSKQVWDSEEMVFLPLITEFLSIKVTELKSLANHVVVGNVSCETKDLFAALPQVVAVDINDLGTLKLSLEVTWNPFDKDDQPSAASTVNKASTVNKRFSTYNQSPPDTPSLREQAFYRPGRAADKHGWSLLDIFRETLFKKLSQSCSCGDVSSAELGRWPQQGRNMLRRQEELENGTAWSISSESSDDSSSPQLSGGARHATHKPIVQPEVQASAPAIEISFSQQPEEGAEGSAGIPPAGSHLEELGNSKKETVANGHMPYSRTLSHISEASVDATMEAKAAESPWELAPSPEDPRMGEQDADPLPGASVAAAMARQDRGAEAKPRASVAWATSCEVEASGAEVRSQVPAQGGCSTGIPLALAQASVEESPVPTMPLPASVPEVPRGKMVDSGLEEAISLLGSALDDYRGQFPELQPLERELKRLEEMLLQKQGVFLSRASSISLTVEHALESFSFLNTSDMEDSEGSEEESLQEERRAGRARRGSRAPSAGEMGADDTGMCSGSEASTDPMSTGNEFLDKALVLHLNNCNRLLLKLGTFGPLRCREMYALDRLLQEAQVLEIVCQLTEERAGAAGSAAEVVQFSTRKEGVLSLWDRCVELPNIYTCPVERFLQVLSAQYVAPISEQHPGLADTVCVKLVEDVLNRRLPRRPGSAQGEQVTIFQYWSHFESLGALVLDTHMMELAEEALLAQNLNSDDQDVVLRALKRMPEGRLKKDGLKALSLLLVEGNSKVVSAVSAQLRSLAENPRFRQRALVCYLEQLEDEEVQTRVAGCAALGCLKAKESIEQLVYLCQTDKEPVREAAKQSLMLCGEDGKSAHRRLEETLDSLPRIFAPASMASTAF